The genomic DNA atgctcatcctctctctggctgtgtccgACTTTCTGGTCGGAGCATTTGTTTTGCCACTTGCATTGATTTGGTTAATTGAATCGTGCTGGATATTTAAGAGAATTTACTGTATATGTTTTCATTCTGCTTCCTATTTTCTCACTAGCACATCTATATATAACATTGCTCTGATTGCAGTTGATCGATATGTTGCTCTTTCTAACCCGTTTTTCTACACTAAAGCAGTCTCTGTGAACACAACATGTCTTATAATTTTATGTGACTGGTTTATATTACTTTCATATAATTTAACACTTCTGTATTTTAATTTACCcattgtaaaaataataatgtgtccTGGAGACTGTTTTTTTGCTCTAGACAACATCTGGTCTCAGGTTGATCTCctctttacttttattttcccCTTTACTCTTATAACAATAATTTacactttcatttttattattgccAAAAAACATGCGTCTGCTATCAGAGAACTCAATGCTCAAACCTCAAATAATTTTACAGACACAAGGTCAGAAAGAAAAGCTGCAAAGGTCCTTACTATTTTAGTATTTGTGTTTCTGGTATGTTTACTTCCCTATTTCATTTATACATTACTAGGTAATGTTGTAAGTTTAG from Hoplias malabaricus isolate fHopMal1 chromosome 7, fHopMal1.hap1, whole genome shotgun sequence includes the following:
- the LOC136702489 gene encoding trace amine-associated receptor 13c-like, with the translated sequence MNFNGFNQTEECLPYICPERSVSTAVYVLLYVSAAAVVLLTVCGNLLIIISVCHFKQLHTPTNMLILSLAVSDFLVGAFVLPLALIWLIESCWIFKRIYCICFHSASYFLTSTSIYNIALIAVDRYVALSNPFFYTKAVSVNTTCLIILCDWFILLSYNLTLLYFNLPIVKIIMCPGDCFFALDNIWSQVDLLFTFIFPFTLITIIYTFIFIIAKKHASAIRELNAQTSNNFTDTRSERKAAKVLTILVFVFLVCLLPYFIYTLLGNVVSLEFKSSETVTVLLYLNSAINPVIYALFYPWFRKCVKLIFTLQIFRKDSTIINII